A single Methylobacterium sp. 17Sr1-1 DNA region contains:
- the fliJ gene encoding flagellar export protein FliJ, with protein MKSRDTLIRLRRFQADEKRRKVAQIEAMIADFARMAADLDREIGQEEQRAGISDPAHFAYPTYARAAAQRRDNIRRSAEDLDVQLAAAKAALAEAFEELKKVEILDDRERSGERAAENARDQASMDAIGLGRARG; from the coding sequence ATGAAGTCGCGGGACACGCTCATCCGGCTGCGCCGCTTCCAGGCCGACGAGAAGCGCCGCAAAGTCGCGCAAATCGAGGCGATGATCGCCGATTTCGCCCGTATGGCCGCCGATCTCGACCGCGAGATCGGCCAGGAGGAGCAGCGGGCCGGGATCTCCGATCCGGCCCATTTCGCCTACCCGACCTATGCCCGCGCGGCCGCGCAGCGCCGCGACAACATCCGCCGCTCGGCCGAGGACCTCGACGTCCAGCTCGCCGCCGCGAAGGCGGCGCTCGCCGAGGCCTTCGAGGAATTGAAGAAGGTCGAGATCCTCGATGACCGCGAGCGCTCGGGCGAGCGCGCCGCCGAGAACGCCCGCGACCAAGCCAGCATGGACGCGATCGGCCTGGGCCGCGCCCGGGGCTGA
- a CDS encoding class I SAM-dependent methyltransferase → MSRTRLRRAGLGLRALLGLPAGGFLIPYRHAGTARAEGYPALRPIFLRAEPAFRAVLAAIEAHAPDLDRIAAGGPSLIGERPARFAQDWFPRLDAAAAYALVRRERPRRIVEIGSGHSTRFLAQAVRDGGLSTAITCIDPEPRAPLAGLGLRHEARLFGPADAEAAAALEPGDVLFIDSSHVAMPGTDVDRLLLDVLPRLASGVLVHLHDIFLPDAYPDAWAWRGYNEQVPVGTLLQGGAYAPLFASRYVAIRTGWPLDGVLARLPLPPGAFETSLWLRKA, encoded by the coding sequence ATGAGCCGCACCCGCCTGCGCCGCGCCGGGCTCGGTCTCCGCGCCCTGCTCGGCCTGCCGGCGGGCGGTTTCCTGATCCCGTACCGGCATGCCGGTACGGCGCGGGCGGAGGGCTACCCGGCCCTCCGCCCGATCTTTTTGAGGGCCGAGCCCGCATTCCGGGCGGTCCTGGCGGCGATCGAAGCGCATGCCCCCGATCTCGACCGCATCGCCGCCGGCGGTCCGAGCCTCATCGGCGAGCGGCCGGCGCGCTTCGCCCAGGACTGGTTCCCGCGCCTCGACGCCGCCGCTGCCTATGCCCTGGTGCGGCGCGAGCGGCCCCGCCGCATCGTCGAGATCGGCTCGGGCCACTCGACCCGCTTCCTCGCGCAAGCCGTCCGCGACGGCGGCCTCTCGACCGCGATCACCTGCATCGACCCGGAGCCCCGCGCGCCGCTCGCCGGCCTCGGCCTGCGCCACGAGGCGCGCCTGTTCGGGCCGGCGGATGCGGAGGCGGCGGCGGCGCTCGAACCCGGCGACGTGCTGTTCATCGATTCGAGCCACGTCGCGATGCCGGGGACCGACGTCGACCGTCTCCTCCTCGACGTGCTGCCGCGTCTCGCCTCCGGCGTGCTCGTGCACCTGCACGACATCTTCCTGCCGGACGCCTATCCCGACGCGTGGGCCTGGCGCGGCTACAACGAGCAAGTGCCGGTCGGCACGCTGCTCCAGGGCGGCGCCTACGCCCCGCTCTTCGCCAGCCGCTACGTGGCGATCCGGACCGGCTGGCCCCTCGACGGCGTCCTCGCGCGGCTGCCCCTGCCGCCGGGAGCCTTCGAGACCAGCCTGTGGCTGCGCAAGGCGTGA
- a CDS encoding lysylphosphatidylglycerol synthase domain-containing protein, protein MKKIKDFIWPVIGLGAVVVSVYLLWHLLKGLSFADVKASLAAIPPHRYALAVLSTLVAYGALAWYDRIALLHLGVKGISWLFVSVCSFTTYALSHNIGASVFSGAVVRYRAYTSKGLSPAQVAVLVALCSFTFGLGTAFLGGLVLVLEPELLQRVASLLPPVLASPTTARLVGFGLLGFVALYVIGSILHFRPLHIRSFKIEYPRPNIMGRQLIAAPLELLGAAGIIYFALPEVGNPGFLVVLAVFLASFSVALVSNAPGGIGVFELVFITAMPDLPKTDVLAAVLIFRLFYLLVPFALAIGVVLLFERGRLADALRNKAKSPATVPPPPVDGPGITPDLRDVPVRKAV, encoded by the coding sequence ATGAAGAAGATCAAGGATTTCATCTGGCCGGTCATCGGCCTCGGGGCCGTCGTGGTCTCGGTCTACCTGCTGTGGCACCTGCTGAAGGGCCTGTCCTTCGCCGACGTGAAGGCGAGCCTGGCGGCGATCCCGCCGCACCGCTACGCCCTGGCGGTCCTCTCGACCCTGGTCGCCTACGGCGCGCTCGCCTGGTACGACCGGATCGCGCTCCTGCATCTCGGCGTGAAGGGCATCTCCTGGCTCTTCGTGTCGGTCTGCTCCTTCACCACCTACGCGCTGTCGCACAATATCGGCGCCTCGGTGTTCTCCGGCGCCGTGGTGCGCTACCGCGCCTACACGTCGAAGGGGCTCTCGCCCGCCCAGGTGGCGGTGCTGGTGGCGCTCTGCTCCTTCACCTTCGGCCTCGGCACGGCATTCCTCGGCGGCCTGGTGCTGGTGCTGGAGCCCGAGCTGCTGCAGCGCGTCGCGAGCCTGCTGCCGCCGGTGCTCGCGAGCCCGACCACGGCCCGCCTCGTCGGCTTCGGCCTGCTCGGCTTCGTCGCCCTCTACGTCATCGGCTCGATCCTGCACTTCCGGCCGCTGCACATCCGCTCGTTCAAGATCGAGTATCCGCGCCCCAACATCATGGGCCGCCAGCTGATCGCCGCGCCGCTCGAGCTGCTGGGCGCTGCCGGCATCATCTACTTCGCCCTGCCCGAGGTCGGGAATCCGGGCTTCCTCGTGGTGCTCGCGGTGTTCCTCGCCTCGTTCTCGGTGGCGCTGGTCTCCAACGCGCCGGGCGGCATCGGGGTGTTCGAGCTCGTCTTCATCACGGCGATGCCGGACCTGCCGAAGACCGACGTGCTCGCCGCCGTCCTGATCTTCCGCCTGTTCTACCTGCTCGTGCCCTTCGCCCTGGCGATCGGCGTGGTGCTGCTGTTCGAGCGCGGCCGCCTCGCCGACGCGCTGCGCAACAAGGCGAAGTCGCCGGCCACCGTGCCGCCGCCGCCGGTCGACGGCCCCGGCATCACCCCTGACCTGCGCGACGTTCCGGTGCGCAAGGCGGTATGA
- a CDS encoding N-formylglutamate amidohydrolase, with the protein MSRVSPASLFTPPFRVDEPERQTLPFVYNTGHSGAVYPASFVAASRLDAVALRRSEDAFVDRLYAPVVSLGAPLMRAAFPRAYLDVNREPYELDPRMFDGRLPPFVNVRSMRVAGGLGTVPRVVADGQEIYRARLPVEEAMARIEELYKPYHRTLKELVARTARTFGHAVLIDCHSMPSTSLARDEGPAVDVVLGDRFGTSCAPDLVDCAEAAFRGHGLRVVRNKPYAGAFITEHYGEPALGRHALQIEVNRALYMDERKLVPRPGFDALSRTLTAVAETLGHASLDLRPRRIAAE; encoded by the coding sequence ATGAGCAGGGTCTCTCCCGCCAGCCTGTTCACGCCGCCCTTCCGGGTGGACGAGCCGGAGCGGCAGACCCTGCCGTTCGTCTACAACACCGGCCATTCGGGAGCGGTCTACCCGGCCTCGTTTGTGGCGGCGTCGCGGCTCGACGCGGTGGCGTTGCGCCGCTCGGAGGACGCCTTCGTCGACCGGCTCTACGCGCCCGTCGTGTCTCTGGGCGCGCCGCTGATGCGGGCCGCCTTCCCGCGGGCCTATCTCGACGTGAACCGCGAGCCCTACGAGCTCGACCCGCGGATGTTCGACGGGCGGCTGCCGCCCTTCGTCAACGTGCGCTCGATGCGGGTGGCCGGCGGCCTCGGCACGGTGCCGCGGGTGGTGGCGGACGGCCAGGAGATCTACCGCGCCCGCCTGCCGGTCGAGGAGGCGATGGCGCGGATCGAGGAGCTGTACAAGCCCTATCACCGCACCCTGAAGGAGCTGGTGGCGCGCACCGCCCGGACCTTCGGCCACGCCGTCCTGATCGACTGCCATTCGATGCCCTCGACCAGCCTCGCCCGCGACGAGGGGCCCGCGGTCGACGTGGTGCTCGGCGACCGTTTCGGCACCTCCTGTGCGCCCGATCTGGTCGACTGCGCCGAAGCGGCCTTCCGCGGCCACGGCCTGCGGGTGGTGCGCAACAAGCCCTATGCGGGCGCCTTCATCACCGAGCATTACGGCGAGCCGGCGCTCGGCCGCCACGCCCTGCAGATCGAGGTCAACCGCGCCCTCTACATGGACGAGCGCAAGCTCGTGCCGCGCCCCGGCTTCGACGCCCTGTCGCGGACCCTGACGGCGGTGGCGGAGACGCTCGGCCACGCCTCCCTCGATCTCCGGCCCCGGCGCATCGCCGCCGAGTAG
- a CDS encoding phasin family protein: MDDPAKSSELTASETTAGEPMSDEAMMDVTAEIEAPAGTEQAEAEQPDTAPTAEAGGAPAEAAEPEQAADAPIAEAIDEAEQDDAEIEESKVDDASPDASIEVPVAEEPTAEAAEAVAPEPEPALAQDPDGRDAAPATAEAPVAEPVADEAPAATADAPEAAPGQPGAKGRDEVPLAAMQGFIEINGRLVAFLQGESQAALAFWKAALTVRTPGDLAQLQAAEMTRAVDAALACWQDLARRMERLPAFKVPRARAA; the protein is encoded by the coding sequence ATGGACGATCCTGCCAAGTCGAGCGAACTGACCGCGAGCGAGACGACCGCCGGCGAGCCGATGTCCGACGAGGCGATGATGGACGTGACCGCCGAGATCGAGGCCCCGGCCGGGACGGAGCAGGCCGAGGCCGAGCAGCCCGACACCGCGCCGACCGCCGAGGCCGGGGGGGCGCCGGCGGAGGCCGCCGAGCCGGAACAGGCGGCCGATGCGCCCATCGCCGAGGCCATCGACGAGGCCGAGCAGGACGACGCCGAGATCGAGGAGTCCAAGGTCGACGACGCGTCGCCGGATGCCTCGATCGAGGTGCCCGTCGCCGAGGAGCCCACGGCCGAGGCGGCCGAAGCCGTCGCCCCCGAGCCCGAGCCGGCCTTGGCGCAGGATCCGGACGGTCGGGACGCTGCTCCGGCGACCGCCGAGGCGCCCGTCGCCGAGCCGGTCGCGGACGAGGCCCCCGCCGCGACCGCGGACGCGCCGGAAGCGGCGCCCGGGCAGCCCGGCGCGAAGGGCCGGGACGAGGTCCCGCTCGCCGCCATGCAGGGCTTCATCGAGATCAACGGCCGGCTCGTGGCCTTCCTCCAGGGCGAGAGCCAGGCGGCCCTCGCCTTCTGGAAGGCCGCGCTGACGGTCCGCACGCCGGGCGACCTCGCGCAGCTCCAGGCCGCCGAGATGACCCGGGCCGTCGATGCGGCGCTCGCCTGCTGGCAGGACCTCGCCCGCCGGATGGAGCGTCTCCCGGCGTTCAAGGTGCCCCGCGCCCGCGCTGCCTGA
- a CDS encoding alpha/beta fold hydrolase: protein MHDAHARDRRRFTVVTEPRAQVTRRMIERGDGPALEWIEAEPAGEPRGAPLLFVHGAFGGAWMFEEIFLPHLARRGRRAAAVSLRGHGRSGGGRDLRAASLADYLADLTLALAQWDEPPVLVGHSLGGLLAQRVLGHVPLRGLVLMASLPPEGLGLVGPRIAMTDAGFWVEALAGSLLPGREPAVALARHWLFSEGLPLERAQNYAARMSAESPVALAEAHVPVLPLSAAFAGVPALVLGGADDRMIWPATTWRTALYHGAQHRTVPGIAHFLQLDLGSEGVARLLLDWLDARGA from the coding sequence ATGCACGACGCCCACGCGCGGGACCGGCGCCGCTTCACGGTCGTCACCGAACCGCGCGCGCAAGTCACACGGCGCATGATCGAGCGCGGCGACGGACCCGCCCTCGAATGGATCGAGGCCGAGCCCGCCGGCGAGCCCCGCGGCGCGCCGCTCCTGTTCGTGCACGGCGCCTTCGGGGGCGCCTGGATGTTCGAGGAGATCTTCCTGCCCCACCTCGCCCGGCGCGGCCGCCGCGCGGCGGCGGTCAGCCTGCGCGGCCACGGCCGCAGCGGGGGCGGGCGCGACCTGCGCGCCGCCTCGCTCGCCGATTACCTCGCCGACCTGACGCTCGCCCTGGCGCAGTGGGACGAGCCGCCGGTACTGGTCGGGCACTCGCTCGGCGGATTGCTGGCCCAGCGCGTCCTCGGCCACGTGCCACTGCGCGGCCTCGTCCTGATGGCCTCCCTGCCGCCGGAGGGCCTCGGCCTCGTCGGCCCGCGCATCGCGATGACCGATGCGGGCTTCTGGGTCGAGGCGCTGGCAGGCTCGCTCCTGCCCGGCCGCGAGCCGGCGGTGGCGCTCGCGCGGCACTGGCTGTTCTCGGAGGGCCTGCCGCTGGAGCGGGCGCAGAACTACGCCGCCCGGATGTCGGCCGAGAGCCCGGTGGCGCTCGCCGAGGCCCACGTGCCGGTCCTGCCGCTCTCGGCGGCCTTCGCGGGCGTGCCGGCCCTGGTCCTCGGCGGCGCCGACGACCGCATGATCTGGCCGGCGACGACGTGGCGCACCGCGCTCTATCACGGCGCTCAGCACCGCACCGTGCCGGGCATCGCCCACTTCCTGCAGCTCGATCTCGGCTCGGAGGGCGTCGCCCGCCTGCTCCTCGACTGGCTCGACGCCAGAGGGGCCTGA
- a CDS encoding GNAT family N-acetyltransferase: MSDHPTDGPRLNLDGYTALPPTHVAAVVTYLEMREPPPPGPREPVRLAAIGADVARYRALYAAIGTPWLWFGRARMSDDALSAILGDPDVETLALVGEDGDIGLLELDRRRPGEVQLAYFGLVPGAVGRGFGRRLMDEAVARAFSRPIDRFWVHTCTLDHPGAVDFYRRSGFRAYARAIEVAPDPRLTGDLPRMAAGQIPLLAG, from the coding sequence GTGAGCGACCACCCGACCGACGGACCGCGCCTGAACCTCGACGGCTACACCGCTCTGCCGCCGACCCACGTCGCCGCCGTGGTGACCTACCTGGAGATGCGCGAGCCCCCTCCCCCGGGACCGCGCGAGCCCGTGCGGCTCGCGGCGATCGGCGCGGATGTCGCCCGCTACCGGGCGCTCTACGCGGCGATCGGGACGCCCTGGCTGTGGTTCGGCCGGGCCCGGATGAGCGACGACGCGCTGTCGGCAATCCTGGGTGATCCGGACGTCGAGACCCTGGCCCTCGTCGGGGAGGACGGCGATATCGGCCTTCTCGAGCTCGACCGGCGCCGGCCGGGAGAGGTGCAGCTCGCCTATTTCGGCCTCGTGCCGGGGGCGGTCGGCCGGGGCTTCGGGCGGCGGCTGATGGACGAGGCCGTGGCCCGGGCGTTCTCGCGGCCGATCGACCGGTTCTGGGTGCATACCTGCACCCTCGACCATCCCGGTGCGGTCGATTTCTACCGCCGCTCCGGCTTCCGCGCTTACGCACGAGCGATCGAGGTCGCGCCGGATCCGCGGCTCACCGGCGACCTGCCCCGCATGGCTGCCGGGCAGATCCCCCTGTTGGCGGGGTAA
- a CDS encoding CoA ester lyase, giving the protein MIDLRLRRSVLYMPGSNQRALEKARTLAADALILDLEDAVAPDAKETAREQVCAAVRQGGYGERELIIRVNAPQTPWGEADLRAAIEAKPDAILMPKVSSPAVLENIADRLEALDAPPEIKIWAMIETPASILNIQAIAAARRNPGTRLTCFVLGTNDLAKDTWTQIVPGRAPMMPWLMTALAGARAEGLTILDGVYNNFSDTDGCRQECEQARILGFDGKTLIHPNQVPLANAAFAPTEEEVAVARTVIAVYERPENAKRGAIQINGRMFERQHIPMARRSVAWAEAIAAKGQ; this is encoded by the coding sequence ATGATCGACCTCCGCCTCCGCCGCAGCGTGCTCTATATGCCGGGCTCCAACCAGCGCGCGCTGGAGAAGGCGCGGACGCTGGCGGCCGACGCCCTGATCCTCGACCTCGAAGACGCGGTAGCGCCCGACGCCAAGGAGACGGCGCGCGAGCAGGTCTGCGCCGCGGTGCGCCAGGGCGGCTACGGCGAGCGCGAGCTGATCATCCGGGTCAACGCCCCCCAGACCCCCTGGGGCGAGGCCGACCTGCGCGCGGCGATCGAGGCGAAGCCCGACGCGATCCTGATGCCGAAGGTCTCCTCCCCGGCGGTGCTCGAGAACATCGCCGACCGGCTGGAAGCCCTCGACGCGCCGCCGGAGATCAAGATCTGGGCGATGATCGAGACCCCGGCCTCGATCCTCAACATCCAGGCGATCGCCGCGGCCCGGCGCAATCCCGGCACCCGGCTCACCTGCTTCGTGCTCGGTACCAACGACCTCGCCAAGGACACCTGGACGCAGATCGTGCCCGGCCGGGCCCCGATGATGCCCTGGCTGATGACGGCGCTCGCCGGCGCTCGTGCCGAGGGACTGACCATCCTGGACGGCGTCTACAACAACTTCTCCGACACTGACGGCTGCCGCCAGGAATGCGAGCAGGCCCGCATCCTCGGCTTCGACGGCAAGACCCTGATCCATCCGAACCAGGTCCCCCTCGCCAACGCCGCCTTCGCGCCGACCGAGGAGGAGGTCGCGGTCGCCCGCACGGTGATCGCGGTCTACGAGCGCCCCGAGAACGCCAAGCGCGGCGCGATCCAGATCAACGGCCGCATGTTCGAGCGCCAGCATATCCCGATGGCCCGCCGCTCGGTGGCATGGGCCGAGGCGATCGCTGCGAAAGGTCAGTAG
- a CDS encoding phasin gives MSSTQKPFEIPSEMRDFAEKGVQNARTAFGTFLGSARKLAETVQSSTQTSQTGMGAAVARGFDYTEQHATATFDLAEKLVRSRDVKEALELQGEYMRNQMSALQGQAKEFATLSEAIKADLSKAQAKA, from the coding sequence ATGAGCAGCACCCAGAAGCCCTTCGAGATCCCGTCCGAGATGCGCGACTTCGCCGAGAAGGGCGTCCAGAACGCCCGCACGGCGTTCGGCACCTTCCTCGGCTCCGCCCGCAAGCTCGCCGAGACCGTGCAGTCCTCGACCCAGACCTCGCAGACCGGCATGGGCGCCGCCGTGGCCCGCGGCTTCGACTATACCGAGCAGCACGCCACGGCGACCTTCGATCTCGCCGAGAAGCTGGTGCGCAGCCGCGACGTCAAGGAGGCGCTCGAGCTCCAGGGCGAGTACATGCGCAACCAGATGAGCGCGCTGCAGGGCCAGGCGAAAGAGTTCGCCACCCTGTCCGAGGCGATCAAGGCCGACCTGAGCAAGGCCCAGGCCAAGGCGTAA